The Haloprofundus salinisoli region CGTCTCCCATCCGCTGTGCTCCGACAGCGCGGCGCGGTACTGGTCGAGTGCGGGGAGCACGTCGACCGTCTCGAACCCCTCGCGGTGCTGACCGATGAGTTCGACCGCTCGCATCGAGTAGCCGCACTGCGGCATCAGGCGGTTCCCCTTCATGAACAGCACGACGTCGTTCTCCGCGATGATCTCGTCGACTCGCTCTTGGACCTCGTCGGCGTCGAGGCCGCTTTCCGGTTGGAACGTCATGCGAAGGGGTATGACACCCCGACAGATAGGGGTTCCGCCCCGCGCGGTGGAACGATCGGTCCCTTCGCAGGTAGCGACGACCTGCCGCTCTCACGAACTACGACTCACGGGCGGTGCGAAGCTTCAACTGCGAACACGGGGCCACCTTCCCGCGTGTCGTGACCACCGACCGCGGGCGGCTCGAGGGTGCGCGGCCACCCGCTCGCGGAGATGAATTCGATACCGGTTCGGCCGCCTG contains the following coding sequences:
- a CDS encoding glutaredoxin family protein; translation: MTFQPESGLDADEVQERVDEIIAENDVVLFMKGNRLMPQCGYSMRAVELIGQHREGFETVDVLPALDQYRAALSEHSGWETIPQTYVNGEFVGGSDILAELDERGELEATLDSS